Part of the Bernardetia sp. genome, GATGCTAGAAGTTATTTGTCGTATTGTAATTTTCTTAGCTTCAATTTTTTCATACATACAAATACAAGCATCATCAAAAATGGCTTGAATTTGGTGTTCACTAAGTAACTTTAATTTATCTTGTTTTTTACAAAAGAAATAAAACGATTCTGAAAAGCTATTGAAATATTTCAATACAGGACGATAGTTGCCATCATTGATATAATCGAAAATGTCTTGATTGGTCATTTTAGGAAAGGCTCAGGTAAGGGAAATAGGGGAATTAGAAGTAAGGGAATAATAGTTTTTTAAGAACAAGCAGAATATTTTATTTAAAAGTAACGAATTAGAATGTGTAATGATATTCCTACTAATTTTCTAAGACGATATAAAACTTGCTTTTTTTTATAATTTGAAGTTATATTGAGATATAGGTCAATAAAAATCTTGAATAAGTTCAATAAATGCGTTTGTATTCTAAAAAAAACACTTATGTTTTTTGTTGAAATATACTTTAATTAAGAAATAATTGTATGTAAAAAAATATTATGTTTTAATTTGTGTTTTAGTTATTATGTGTGAGGTTAAATATGTTTTAGTAGTAAATAAAAAAAACAGATAAGTTGTTTTTTTGTAGAACTATCTGTTTTAGAGTAAATTATAAAATTAATCTTAGTTTACCAAAGTTTTTGAATCAAATCTTCTACTGTAATATTTTCGGCTTCAGCTTTGAAGTTTCGCACAATTCTATGCCTCAAGACAGCAATCGCAATTGCTTTTACATCTTCAATATCTGGCGAATATTTTCCATTCAAAAGAGCATGACATTTTGCTCCCAAAACTAAATATTGTGAAGCTCTTGGTCCTGCTCCCCAATCTAAATAATTATTAGTATCATCTGTCGAACGTTCTGTTCTTGGACGAGTTTTATGAACCAAGTTTACAGCATACTCAATCACATTTTGAGCAACTGGTGCACGGCGAATAAGCTGCTGAAAATAGATAATCTGTTCTGCTGAAATGATTTTGTTGAGTGTAGGCTTTTCGCTCGTCGTAGTATTGGTAACAACCTGTACTTCTTCTTCAAAAGACGGATAACCCAAATAAACACTACACATAAAACGGTCTAACTGTGCTTCTGGTAGTGGATATGTTCCTTCTTGTTCGATAGGGTTTTGAGTTGCCAATACAAAAAATGGACGTGGCAAATCGTGTTTTACACCAGCAATCGTAACAGCATATTCTTGCATGGATTCTAAAAGAGCAGCCTGCGTTTTGGGAGGTGTACGATTTATCTCATCTGCTAAAATAATATTTGAAAAAATTGCTCCCTTTACAAACTTCAAATTACGGTCTTTGTCTAGCGTTTCTGCGCCTACAATATCAGAAGGCATAAGGTCTGGCGTAAACTGAATACGACTAAAATCTAAATCCAAAACTTGTGAAAGTGTACTGATAAGAAGGGTTTTGGCAAGCCCTGGCACACCAATCAAGAGACAATGCCCTTGTGAAAAAATACTGGTAAGGAGTAGCTCAACAGTTTCGTGTTGTCCGACAATTACTTTCGAAATTTCTTGTTTTAATTCTTTGTAATACTGGCTTAGTGCGTCGGCTGCTTCTTTGTCGGAATTATACATCTTTTTTATGAATGGTAAATGATAAATGAAGTTTAAACCCTAAGGGTCTCCGAAAACCCTTAGGGTTTGGATAGAACTACTAACTTACAAAGTTACTACGAAAAATGCACCTCTACAATCGTAAAGTTTGTGAAATGTTTTTATTACAAATCTATTCCTATATATTCAAAATAATTTTTAATCTTAACTTCCAATCATGTATTTTGCAAGACAAGAACCCCTGCAACCTATCTGCTCCGTAAATGAAACTGATAACTAACAAAATTATTGAAAATAATCTGAAATTCAAAGTAAATACTTTTTGTTTGTTGGGTTTTGTTTTGATGTTTTCTTGTGGGTGGCTAAAGGCACAGCCGTTTATAAAAGATGTAGATACAGAACGTTTGCTGGTTTTAGATTCGCTAGAGGAAAAATATGAACTAGAAAACTACTTTGATGTTTTTAAAGATAAAAACAGCAGTTTTACCTTTGAAGCTCTCAATCCTTACAACTTTTCGCCTTATCAACTCCATGATATTTCGGAGCAAGTGCCTACTTATTGGTTACGCCTTTCTATTAAAAACCCTCATTATTCTACTCAAAAACTCCTTGTTCCGACTGGGTTTATAGATTCGGTAATGCTTTTTTTTGAAGAGACAGAAGGTATTTTTTCTACACAACTGGGAGGTTCATTAGTGCCTCGCTCAAAACGCAATGTAAAGCGTGGTGGAATTTCCGTTTCTGCTTTAGAGATTCCTGCATTGAGTACAAAAACATTTTATTTTCGTTTGCATAGCAGTACCAAATTATCAGAACAAGACACTCGTTATTCGCTTCGTCGGTGGTTTACAGCCTATACGTTAGATGGTTATGAGAAGGAATTTCTGACAGCTCGTAGTTTTCATAACTTTTTTTATGGTGCAATTTGGGTGATGCTCATTTATAATTTGCTTGTCTTTATTGCGCTTCGTGATAGACAATATTTGTTTTATGTACTTTATAATTTCTTCATTTTTATCTACATTTTTAGCAATATTGGACAGCTAGGCGAACTTTTTTTGATGGAGTTTCCTCGTCTGGATGTAGGTGTACGACTTTTTAGTGGAATTTTGTCAGTTTTTGCACTTCTGATGTTTGGAAAAGACCATCTCAAAACAGTTATTTTTGCGCCTCGTTGGCACCGTTTTTTGCAAGTGTTGGTGTATCTGACATTAGGAATTACGATTATGTATTTCTTACGCTATTGGCATTTAGGGCGAGTCTTGACAACGATTATTTTGCCTGTTTCGCTAATTTCTCTCTTGATAGCTGCTTTTAAAAGTTTGAAAGAAGGACACCAAAATGTAAAATATTTCCTTTGGGCAAATTCATTTTTTGCTGTTGCCATTACCATTTATTCTTTAGAATTACTACTGATTATTGATGCTTCTCGCTATTTGGAAACCGTAGTTTTGGCAAGTATTACGCTACAAATGGCTCTTTTTTCTTATGGATTGGCTGCTACATTTAATCAAACAAGAAAACAACTTATTCATAACAAACTCAAACAAGAAAGAGAAAAACAAGCTCTCATAGAAGCAAAAAATAAAGAACTAGAAGAAAAAGTAGTGGAGCGAACCAATGATTTAACAGAAAAAACTATTCTCTTAGAAGAAAAACAAGTAGAGATTTTATCACAAAGTGAAAAGCTGCAAGAACAGGCTGACGAAATTTCACACCAGCATAAGCAAATGACAGATTCTATTCGTTATGCTGAAAAAATTCAACAAGCAATTTTACCCTCACAAGAAAAGCTACATCAAACTTTTGAAAAGCATTTTGTTATTTTTCGTCCGAAAGATATTGTGAGTGGCGATTTTTATTGGACGGCTACTATACAAACGGCTGCACCTTCTAACTTGCCTCGTCGTTCTCCGATTGAGTTGCAGCGTGGAGAGGTTACCAAGAAAATTATTGCTGCCGTAGATTGTACAGGACACGGCGTTCCGGGGGCATTTATGTCGGTGATTGGAATTATTTTGCTGAATGAAATTGTACATTTAAAGCATACTTACAATTCAGATAAAATATTAGAAATTCTGCATCAAGAAATCAAAAAAGCATTGCGCCAAGAAGAAAAAGCGAATGCTGATGGAATGGATGTGGCACTTTGTATCGTGGAAGAATCAACAGAAAATGAACAACGAACAGTCTATTTTACAGGAGCAAAACGTCCTTTGTATTATGCTGATAAAGATAATGTTTTGAAGTCTGTACAAGGCACACGAAAATCTATTGGA contains:
- a CDS encoding 7TM diverse intracellular signaling domain-containing protein, which produces MKLITNKIIENNLKFKVNTFCLLGFVLMFSCGWLKAQPFIKDVDTERLLVLDSLEEKYELENYFDVFKDKNSSFTFEALNPYNFSPYQLHDISEQVPTYWLRLSIKNPHYSTQKLLVPTGFIDSVMLFFEETEGIFSTQLGGSLVPRSKRNVKRGGISVSALEIPALSTKTFYFRLHSSTKLSEQDTRYSLRRWFTAYTLDGYEKEFLTARSFHNFFYGAIWVMLIYNLLVFIALRDRQYLFYVLYNFFIFIYIFSNIGQLGELFLMEFPRLDVGVRLFSGILSVFALLMFGKDHLKTVIFAPRWHRFLQVLVYLTLGITIMYFLRYWHLGRVLTTIILPVSLISLLIAAFKSLKEGHQNVKYFLWANSFFAVAITIYSLELLLIIDASRYLETVVLASITLQMALFSYGLAATFNQTRKQLIHNKLKQEREKQALIEAKNKELEEKVVERTNDLTEKTILLEEKQVEILSQSEKLQEQADEISHQHKQMTDSIRYAEKIQQAILPSQEKLHQTFEKHFVIFRPKDIVSGDFYWTATIQTAAPSNLPRRSPIELQRGEVTKKIIAAVDCTGHGVPGAFMSVIGIILLNEIVHLKHTYNSDKILEILHQEIKKALRQEEKANADGMDVALCIVEESTENEQRTVYFTGAKRPLYYADKDNVLKSVQGTRKSIGGIKKKEKDFVCEKIELQKGAKIYLTSDGLIDQPNAGGKKIGSVKFEETLQKITDLPMKEQYVELITMLDQHQQDTPQRDDITVIGIEL
- a CDS encoding AAA family ATPase translates to MYNSDKEAADALSQYYKELKQEISKVIVGQHETVELLLTSIFSQGHCLLIGVPGLAKTLLISTLSQVLDLDFSRIQFTPDLMPSDIVGAETLDKDRNLKFVKGAIFSNIILADEINRTPPKTQAALLESMQEYAVTIAGVKHDLPRPFFVLATQNPIEQEGTYPLPEAQLDRFMCSVYLGYPSFEEEVQVVTNTTTSEKPTLNKIISAEQIIYFQQLIRRAPVAQNVIEYAVNLVHKTRPRTERSTDDTNNYLDWGAGPRASQYLVLGAKCHALLNGKYSPDIEDVKAIAIAVLRHRIVRNFKAEAENITVEDLIQKLW